The genomic window GGCATCCACCGCCAGCTTTTCGCAATCAACGGCGTTGATCCGCGCTAAGTGCAGTTGCGGATCGCGGACTTGAGAGGGGGTAGCATTCATCGCGCACCCCCTTTGTCCGCCGGGGTGTTCGCGGTTGCCTGGGTGTCGATCCAGGCTTGCAGTTTCGCGGGGCTGTAGAGCGTTCGCCGCCCCACCCGTAGGCAGGGCAACTCCCCCTCTCGGGTCATTTGCCAGAGGGTTTTTGTGCAAATGCTAAGCATTCGCGCCGCTGTCTTGGAATCCACCAAGAGTGGGGGTTGTTCGGGGGCGGGGGATTGCTTGTAAATCGCAACTGCCATCGGTTCACCTGGGGTTTGAGTGCCAGCCCTAAAAATGGGCCGATACTCCAAATCCCCTTGCGCCAACCGATTGCGCCAACCGTGCTTGAGAATGTGCGGGAGTGAAAGCGTAAATTACGGATTGAAAATTTCTAAAAATATTTTCGCTGACAACCGCGCGCCAACCGCGCCAACCAGTTTACAGCCTGATTT from Pirellulales bacterium includes these protein-coding regions:
- a CDS encoding helix-turn-helix domain-containing protein, which gives rise to MAVAIYKQSPAPEQPPLLVDSKTAARMLSICTKTLWQMTREGELPCLRVGRRTLYSPAKLQAWIDTQATANTPADKGGAR